The proteins below come from a single Triticum aestivum cultivar Chinese Spring chromosome 5D, IWGSC CS RefSeq v2.1, whole genome shotgun sequence genomic window:
- the LOC123122814 gene encoding photosystem II D1 precursor processing protein PSB27-H2, chloroplastic isoform X1, whose product MPGPPLPSTMSLPRPSRCYRCRSSSSPPPPPPPKQRAAESKRRPIRGARLLLTRRALAGAMVTVAAAGRARAAEEDGGEGVVGAFKSLFDPNEETKGGKVLPKAYLKAAREVVRTLRESLGEGDAAGDSASFRRGADSAKTSIREFIGGWRGQPAVAREESYVALEKAIKSLAEFYSKAGPFASLPGDVKNKILDDLNAAEAYL is encoded by the exons ATGCCTGGGCCTCCACTGCCTTCCACCATGTCCCTGCCGAGGCCGAGCAGGTGCTACCGCTGCCGCTCgtcgtcatcgccgccgccgccgccgccgccgaagcagcGAGCCGCGGAGAGCAAGCGGCGGCCTATCC GCGGAGCGCGGCTGCTGCTGACTCGGAGGGCGCTGGCGGGCGCCATggtgacggtggcggcggcggggcgcgccagggcggcggaggaggacggcggcgagggggtGGTGGGCGCCTTCAAGTCGCTGTTCGACCCGAACGAGGAGACCAAGGGCGGGAAGGTGCTGCCCAAGGCGTACCTGAAGGCGGCGCGGGAGGTGGTGCGGACGCTCCGGGAGTCGCTGGGGGAGGGGGACGCCGCCGGCGACTCGGCGAGCTTCCGCAGGGGCGCCGACTCCGCCAAGACGTCCATCCGGGAGTTCATCGGCGGCTGGAGAGGCCAGCCCGCCGTCGCCAGAGAG GAGTCGTATGTGGCGCTGGAGAAGGCCATCAAATCGCTGGCGGAGTTCTACTCCAAGGCAGGGCCCTTCGCCTCGCTTCCGGGAGATGTCAAGAACAAGATCCTCGACGACCTCAACGCCGCAGAGGCCTACCTCTAG
- the LOC123122814 gene encoding photosystem II D1 precursor processing protein PSB27-H2, chloroplastic isoform X2, which yields MVTVAAAGRARAAEEDGGEGVVGAFKSLFDPNEETKGGKVLPKAYLKAAREVVRTLRESLGEGDAAGDSASFRRGADSAKTSIREFIGGWRGQPAVAREESYVALEKAIKSLAEFYSKAGPFASLPGDVKNKILDDLNAAEAYL from the exons ATggtgacggtggcggcggcggggcgcgccagggcggcggaggaggacggcggcgagggggtGGTGGGCGCCTTCAAGTCGCTGTTCGACCCGAACGAGGAGACCAAGGGCGGGAAGGTGCTGCCCAAGGCGTACCTGAAGGCGGCGCGGGAGGTGGTGCGGACGCTCCGGGAGTCGCTGGGGGAGGGGGACGCCGCCGGCGACTCGGCGAGCTTCCGCAGGGGCGCCGACTCCGCCAAGACGTCCATCCGGGAGTTCATCGGCGGCTGGAGAGGCCAGCCCGCCGTCGCCAGAGAG GAGTCGTATGTGGCGCTGGAGAAGGCCATCAAATCGCTGGCGGAGTTCTACTCCAAGGCAGGGCCCTTCGCCTCGCTTCCGGGAGATGTCAAGAACAAGATCCTCGACGACCTCAACGCCGCAGAGGCCTACCTCTAG